The Punica granatum isolate Tunisia-2019 chromosome 4, ASM765513v2, whole genome shotgun sequence sequence GGCCTTCTCAGCCAACTTCTTGTCCTTTCAGTACCTCCAGCGCGTCCTCTCATCGCTGCGGTCCTTCCACGCCCAACTCACCATCCTCGTACAGAAACTCCGGCTCCCTGTGGGTGAGAAGTGGCTCGACGAGTACATGGACGAGAGCTCAAAGCTCTGGGAAGCCTGCCATGTCATCAAGTCTGCTGCCTCCGCCATGGAGGGATACTGCAGCGCCGGCTCTAACATCGTCTCGTCTCTTCTCGGGTTTCATGATGACGAGTTCGGTGATTATGATCATTATCGACAGGTAACATTTCCCACCTGTATTGTTTTGAGTCTATATTCGTAACCGTGTCTGGTTCGAAAGAAATAGAACTGTCGTATAATCTCGAAGACAATGATCTTGCTTAGCTTAGCTATTCAATTTGGTTTCGTATTTTCGGTTTTTGTCGTAGCCGACATGACCACATTGAATTGGTTTATTTAATTTGACGcgttagatatatatatatatatatataggtgctTTGGGCTATAGATGGTTGCAGAAGGGAGTATGTCGGGCTCACGGAGACGAACAAGACCTTGATCGAGAGAAGAATCGAGCCGCTCGGGCTCTCCTTCAACGAGAACAACATCTCGTTCCCGATGCAGTCTAACTTCAACGGGTTCATGGGGTTCCGGGGCGTCCTCTACGCGATGAGAAATGTGACCACGCTGCTCCTCATGATCCTTCTCGAAGGGCTGGTCTACTGCGGGCCAGTCTCTAGTTTCACCTGTGAGGGGGACTGTAACGGGGGGATGCCGAACATGGTCTTTGGGTCTAACTTCATGGCATCCATTGCGAGGTTGCGGAGAAGGGTGGCCGATGAGATGGAAAGCATCGGACAGGGAATGCCCGGGATTTTGTTGTATGAGCTTAGGAGGGCGAGGTTCGCGATTGAAGAGGTGAGGTCGGAGGTAAAGCGGAGCGTGGACAGTGGGACCGAAGTAGTCCAGGTCGGAGAGAAAGCCGAGAGGCTGAAGGTTTGCTTTGGAGGGCTGCGGAACGGGGTAGAGAGCATCGTGGGCCAGCTCGATGATTTCTTCGATGAAATAGTCGAAGGGAGGAAGAAGCTCTTGGACTTGTGCAGTCGTAGGTAAACATAGAAGACAGACAAACATATGTAGACAGACAGTCGAAGAATAGATAGTTAGCTATCGATCGATTGATGTGTTGATTAGGTCGAGTGCGCATAAATCAATTCTGGCCGCGATCGAACAGGAGAAATGGGAAATGAAGGAATTGTAAAGCGGAGTTGTTATAAATTGTTATTTTGATGCTGAAGATTCTATAGTGATTCTTGTTTTCAATTGGTcgtctcttttttcttttttataggagttttataatttgtatGGAATTACGAGATGTTCTCAGTTATTTACGGAAAGTAATTTTCCATAGGCAGTGTATCGATTTAATCAAAATGCTGTGCGAAAAGATTGTGGCGAGGAACATTTTATCTAAACTGCACctagaaaggaaaaattctTTGGGAGGCAAAAAGAGAATGGGATGCTATTGCTTTGAAAAAAAAGCCAAATCCCACAAGCAAAAGATATTACTGAAAGATAAGGAACAAGAagaatattttttagaaatctgcagtttaattttcttactggaaatttataaataaataaaaaagacattttttctttatttatgtCTTGTAATGTTTGTCCCCAACAGATGATTGATTCCTCTGCAGTAACTAGAAAGAACTGTTTCccttgaagaaaaagaaacgaaaaatgaaataatactTCTGGCTGAGAAAGAGGTACAGCGCGGTTACGCTCGACTTCGAATTGGCTTCGATTCTTATCAATGCGGTTTCCTGTACTCTTTTACTTCTTGTCTCATTTATTTCCTATTTCTTATCACCCTATTAGATTCATGTATCTCTTTTATGactgaaaaaggaaaaaaaaaaaaaagtacatttCACTTTGTCGAATGCGCATCATAATTACCCGATGCATATGGTTCGGCAGGTTTCTCCCGTCGGATAAAAATCCAAAAGGGGATTTCATCAGATCACATTCTCCATCTTATGGATTGTCATTTTCATGTTGACTAGAGGAAAGATTGGAATATATGATGCTGACTTgtatgagaaaaaagtgtctttcttttcctctcctTTCGCTTACCCATTTTCGGCTGGTCCGACCAAATGTGTCGAAACAACGGGATACAATCATATTCATACCGAGATGCCCTAACACCCCCAGAATCTCGTATAGGGTCGTGACAAATAACGTCCATGGATTCCATGAGTCCGGCGCTCATGGCTCAACACTGCCCCTTCAGGGTGTGCCAACGCATTGAGGGTGCATTTGGAGTGTGAAAACTCGAAATGACACAACCGTCTAATTAAAAGGTTAATTTTGTGAGATACGGCGTACATGAAGAGTGGGCAAAATGGACTGGCTGGCAGGCAAAGCCAGCTTTAGTGACAGGAAACCATAAGAGGCTGGAAATTAATCTCGtgagagatgaagaactcAGAGGCCAAAATGTGTACGTTCATCTGCAAGAAAGAGCATCGTAACATGATATAATTCCATTCCTCCCTTCCTCTGCCATTTGGTGACAGGAATGATTGATTCTTGAACAAAGGTCTTTTGTAACCTTCCAAACAGACAATCAgaaattccaaaaaaaaaaaaaatcgtattTCAAAGTTTTGAGATCAACATGATCGTTTGTTGGATATGAAACTACTTTTTTCCCAAGAAAACCGAGAAATGCTGCTTGAGATTTATATGTCCGGAGTTTCCATCGGCTCTGCTTTGACAGCGATCTCGACCCGGTCGCGATGATTCGGAGATATCTTTTACGCGGAGTGTTTAGTTTGCCATGTTTATTCTCATTATTGATGAATGGTTTATTGTGTGTGGTTTGTAACAGAGTTAAAGCGACTAATGATGTCTCTTAGTGAAGCAATGATGAAAAAGTTTGGTCATAGGACGTAACTGAACAAAAACAGACCCAGAGAGATTCCCTCGTCTTTTTTCCCTCGCTTTTCTTCGATTTCGAAACAAGGTCCGACGATTTTCTACCTTTCTCGAGAAAGCATATAGTCCGATTATcggtttctttctttcaatcTACAGAAACCCGACCCCGAGAGAGTCGACTGCAATACACGGAAACCGACAACTTATATATGTTCACGAATGCGTTAGATCGGGCACTCGTGCTAAAGATCTCTTCCTTGCTTACCCAATGTGAAAACTTCAGCCATGTGATGCGTCACGATGCAACCTAGCAGGATTATGACATGCCGGCCCCAAACAGTACCAGACTTACAATGTGACGCGACAACCTGTGTCTCTCCATCATTTTATCCATCTCAGATCATAACCAGACGTACTTGGACCGCGATAAATTTTTATCATATGGTAAGCACCGAAATTTCAATCAGACTCCCGCATTTCATCGAGAGATCAGGCGCACAGCACAAACAAATGGAAACGAGGCAAAGAAAATTGCCCCTATTGAAACTATGTGTACAGTTACATATGCTGCATATCGaattattacatttactgcaAATGATAGCATAGTACTCATCTTCGACAGCCAGAAATTCGAGACCATAAGGTTATGATTcttgtcattttcttttcgCATCATAAATTAACTGATCACAACAAGGGTTAGTAAATTCTCAATCTCCTCTACTAACCCCAGGAAGGTAGAACTCGTCCACCAATGTTCTTTACGGGGTTGGGGTTCGAGCCATCTATTTCGAAATTGCAATCAGAATCCTCGAAATCTAAATCATCAAGGCAGTCCTGAAAATCTTCCTCCTTCATCGTGGCCCTTTTCTTCGAACGCCCAGTGCTTTTCATGAACTCGTCCTCCTCAAAAGACAAATTCGGGCCTCTGTTCTCgtctcttctcctcttccaTGAGTCCGTGCTGTCATTGCTACCGCTGCTGTTTTTGTTATCGGTCTTGTAGTACTCCTTAATGGTTGCTTCAATAGTTTCGAGTAGCCTATCACCGTATTTGCTCACCTTTGCCCTGAAGTAGATTTGAAAAATAcaacttttttcttcttttttttgataagtaaaaatatatcaacttTAAATCCGTGCACGGAGGATACAATCTACATAAACTTTAGGTGAAACTTACTTGCCAATGCCATTGATTTCGAGAAGCTCTTCCTTCGTTCGAGGAATTCTTTTGCTGATGTGCTGCAATGTAGCATTCCTGGCAAAATAGTAAAACCATATATGTCAACTGTGGAAATTTCCCAAAGTTTACCAGTCTCCCCCAAAATTCGTAAAAGCATGATCATTAACTCATGATTTTTCCTAGAAAGCTGATCTTTTTCCTAATGAGACCCAATTCCATATATCAACGTGGATCATTAAAAGAAATATGCTATGCCATAAAGCATGTATTCTTTCTCCACTGTTAAATGAAAAGTCAAAAAATGAGCAAACGCACCCTTACATTTAATTCCTTCTCTACATCTGTCTATTACAAACTTATTTCGGTCAGAAAAAATAAGAGGAAACTTGGTCGAGCAGCTCACCCGAATATGTGGTATGCCATCACCCCCTCCCCAGCTTCTTTAACAAGAATAGTCCGGAGCATTCTCAATGAGCTATATAATTTAGCCGAGAGATTCTGAACCAAAAAAATAGGAGAAAATTCAATTGGCTATCGAAACCCACGGATGGAAATTAATATCTAGACCGATAGAATGTGTATATAACATACCAAGTCaaatacccaaaaaaaaaaaaaaggaaaagaaaagaaacgtACCAAGTCTACTTCAGATTGAGGTTGGGAAGTGCAGCTGTCTCCTTGTTGACGACTCAGCTTCGCAGCTGTCAACACTCCTTTAGCTGGAGTAGCTTCAGATTTGCTTGACTTCGATAGTTTTGAAGAGGAAGGGAATCTAGACAAACGAAAAACAAAATGCAGTTATGTTTGTTCGATAAGCATGTAACATGCAAACTTGTAC is a genomic window containing:
- the LOC116203078 gene encoding uncharacterized protein LOC116203078, whose amino-acid sequence is MDSHSSSYHSTSSVSGFYSFLANGLDELETTAFSANFLSFQYLQRVLSSLRSFHAQLTILVQKLRLPVGEKWLDEYMDESSKLWEACHVIKSAASAMEGYCSAGSNIVSSLLGFHDDEFGDYDHYRQVLWAIDGCRREYVGLTETNKTLIERRIEPLGLSFNENNISFPMQSNFNGFMGFRGVLYAMRNVTTLLLMILLEGLVYCGPVSSFTCEGDCNGGMPNMVFGSNFMASIARLRRRVADEMESIGQGMPGILLYELRRARFAIEEVRSEVKRSVDSGTEVVQVGEKAERLKVCFGGLRNGVESIVGQLDDFFDEIVEGRKKLLDLCSRR